Proteins found in one Micromonospora sp. WMMD1082 genomic segment:
- a CDS encoding DUF5753 domain-containing protein, which produces MNRAIVAAMAEAGETAESLAAQVGVDPKTAARWASHGRIPRPKTRKRVAAALSREVADLWPDVLKRQEPTWFRRWADIERVAVSLRAFQLAWIPGLLQTEEYARATLAGEKLTAEEADQLAEARVQRQAVLDRDDAPVLVVVMDEMVLRRDAYGDRVLMYEQCAHIEMCARRPSISVHVVPASVGMYPGLGGPFTLAELGDGSVLGNVDSQARSQIVDQPTEVATLNRRWERIRGDALSRKQSLDLIREATASWEE; this is translated from the coding sequence ATGAACCGTGCCATTGTCGCCGCCATGGCCGAGGCTGGCGAAACCGCTGAAAGTCTCGCGGCTCAGGTCGGGGTCGACCCGAAGACCGCCGCGCGGTGGGCAAGCCACGGGCGCATTCCGCGGCCAAAGACCCGGAAGCGGGTCGCTGCGGCACTCAGCCGCGAGGTGGCGGACCTCTGGCCGGACGTTCTCAAACGTCAGGAACCGACCTGGTTCCGGCGGTGGGCGGACATCGAGCGTGTAGCCGTGTCGCTGCGCGCCTTTCAGCTCGCCTGGATCCCGGGTCTACTGCAAACCGAGGAGTACGCACGGGCGACGCTCGCCGGAGAGAAGCTGACCGCCGAGGAGGCCGACCAGCTCGCCGAAGCGCGCGTACAGCGGCAAGCGGTGCTGGACCGGGACGACGCGCCGGTACTCGTCGTGGTGATGGACGAGATGGTCCTGCGCCGGGACGCGTACGGCGATCGCGTGCTCATGTACGAGCAGTGCGCGCACATCGAGATGTGTGCCCGGCGGCCCTCGATCTCCGTGCACGTCGTGCCGGCGAGCGTCGGCATGTACCCGGGCCTCGGCGGGCCGTTCACGCTGGCTGAGCTGGGAGACGGGAGCGTGCTCGGGAACGTCGACAGTCAGGCGCGGTCGCAGATTGTCGACCAGCCGACCGAGGTTGCTACGCTTAATCGACGGTGGGAGCGAATCCGCGGCGACGCCCTGTCGCGGAAGCAGTCCCTCGACCTCATCAGGGAAGCGACAGCATCATGGGAAGAATGA
- a CDS encoding DUF397 domain-containing protein — MTGAQWRKSSKSGNNGGDCVEVADNLAGVVLVRDTKDRDGGTLAFEPAAWRGFVELAKRSA, encoded by the coding sequence ATGACCGGTGCGCAGTGGCGCAAGAGCAGCAAGAGCGGCAACAACGGTGGCGACTGCGTCGAGGTCGCCGACAACCTCGCGGGCGTTGTCCTCGTCCGCGACACCAAGGACCGTGACGGCGGGACGCTGGCCTTTGAGCCCGCCGCGTGGCGTGGCTTCGTCGAGCTGGCGAAGCGCAGCGCCTGA